A window of Macrobrachium rosenbergii isolate ZJJX-2024 chromosome 15, ASM4041242v1, whole genome shotgun sequence contains these coding sequences:
- the LOC136846224 gene encoding uncharacterized protein, with product MAMGSPLGVLFANFYMSIVEERVFSKIPCPPQYYRYTDDTFVRVNSEEDLEKLRTTFEECAILHFTCERSVDGALPFLDVQVQQTPMGYTTTVYKKPTNLGLCPNGSNECPDRYKKSVVEAFRLGPEGLSASRTDIVTNP from the exons ATGGCAATGGGATCCCCTCTAGGGGTCCTATTTGCCAATTTCTACATGAGCATCGTAGAGGAGAGAGTCTTCAGTAAGATCCCCTGCCCTCCTCAATACTACAGGTATACAGATGACACCTTTGTAAGAGTGAATAGTGAAGAAGACCTAGAAAAATTAAGGACTACTTTTGAAGAATGTGCCATCCTCCATTTCACGTGCGAGCGTAGTGTTGACGGTGCCCTTCCCTTTCTGGACGTTCAGGTACAGCAGACCCCAATGGGTTATACCACCACCGTATACAAGAAACCCACAAACCTGGGTCTATGCCCTAATGGGTCCAATGAGTGCCCGGACAGGTATAAAAAGTCCGTGGTTGAAGCCTTT cgattaggcccagaaggtctcaGCGCTTCCAGGACCGACATCGTCACCAACCCGTGA